One window from the genome of Dehalococcoidales bacterium encodes:
- a CDS encoding NAD-dependent epimerase/dehydratase family protein, with amino-acid sequence MKNVAITGVSGYLGTLLGKRIAREAEVERIIGVDVKEPSFTSPKLTFIQHDVSQPFADIFTDNKVDTALHLAFIVLPIHNAKKTPQINIGGSKNFLDACTAAGAGQVYYMGSNTEYGAFRDNPALFLENMPLNPNPDYPYACDKARVDLLFQDYASRNPGVCVTIGRTAPVTGPGGNACGLTALFLPVMVKAAGSNPPWQFIHEDDLAELVVRLLKQRKSGIYNLAGDGALAYCEMIKKLGRPCISLPAWVLYRGIQISWHLRWQARTQPGGLAMLKYPIALSNAKVKQATGYLPRHTGPQAFEAFIQSLRKK; translated from the coding sequence ATGAAAAATGTAGCTATCACCGGGGTGTCCGGGTATCTCGGCACGCTGTTAGGTAAAAGAATCGCCCGGGAGGCGGAAGTCGAGCGCATCATCGGGGTTGACGTTAAAGAACCCTCTTTCACCTCGCCCAAACTGACCTTTATCCAGCATGACGTCAGCCAGCCCTTCGCGGATATCTTTACAGATAATAAGGTGGATACCGCCCTCCACCTGGCGTTTATCGTCCTGCCTATCCATAACGCCAAAAAGACGCCGCAAATCAATATCGGCGGGTCTAAAAATTTCCTGGATGCCTGTACCGCGGCCGGGGCAGGGCAGGTCTATTACATGGGGAGCAATACGGAGTACGGCGCTTTCAGGGACAACCCCGCCCTCTTCCTGGAAAATATGCCCCTCAATCCCAACCCGGACTACCCTTATGCCTGTGACAAGGCGCGGGTGGACCTGCTTTTCCAGGACTACGCCTCCAGGAACCCCGGCGTCTGTGTCACTATAGGGCGGACGGCCCCGGTGACCGGCCCCGGCGGCAACGCCTGCGGTCTTACCGCTTTGTTCCTGCCGGTGATGGTCAAGGCGGCGGGCAGCAATCCGCCCTGGCAGTTCATCCATGAGGACGACCTGGCGGAGCTGGTAGTCCGGCTGCTAAAGCAAAGAAAAAGCGGCATCTACAATCTTGCGGGTGACGGCGCCCTGGCCTACTGCGAGATGATTAAAAAGCTGGGCAGGCCGTGTATTTCACTCCCGGCGTGGGTGCTGTACCGGGGCATACAGATTAGCTGGCACCTGCGCTGGCAGGCGAGGACGCAGCCGGGCGGGCTGGCCATGCTGAAGTATCCCATCGCCTTGAGCAATGCCAAGGTCAAACAGGCTACCGGCTACCTGCCGCGCCATACCGGCCCGCAAGCCTTTGAAGCTTTTATCCAATCATTGAGGAAAAA